Within Sorangiineae bacterium MSr11367, the genomic segment CCAGGTCCGCACGATCGGGCCTTTCGAGAAACTCCTCGGCGCCTACCCCGTCGATTCCTATTCATGGCCAGATTGAACGGGAGAAATCACCATTTCAAGGACGAAGCTTCCTCGAGCAGCGCTCTCAAAATAGCCTCCGAGCGCCTCTGGCCGTATCCGCGTCCATAGGCGCTCGACGTGATCGCGACCACCAGATGGCGCGATGGCACGATGTAAATCTTGTTTCCGCCGCTGCCCGAGGCAAACGATACGCGGACGCGCTCCCCGCGGATATCGTGCGTCTTCGTGTACCAGAAATATCCGTACCCGTCGGCATAGGGATCCACGGCCGAGATGGCGACGCGCGGCTGGACGCTTGCGTCGAGCCATCGCGCGCCGACGATGCGACGGCCTTGGTACGTGCCACCATCGAGCACCATTTGGCCAATTTTCGCGACGTCCAGCGCGGTGAGCCAGAGGTTCCCCTGCCCCTTCGTGTGCCCGCCCGCATCGTGCTGCCACGTCCAGTGCGTGATGCCCAACGGCGAAAAAAGTGCATCGCGCGCGAACTCGTCCTGTGGGCGGCCGACGGCCTTTTCGACGACCAGACCCACCAGGTACGCGGAGAGCGAGTTGTAGACGTAGCGGCTGCCTCGCGGCTCGCGCGCAGAAATGGATAAGGCGAATGCGCGCGGATCACGGGCAGCATCGAGCTTGTCCTCGTTGCCGGGCGATGCCTCGTCCTCGTCGTCGGCATCGAGGCCGGAACGCATGGTGAGCGCGTCGTCCAGCGTGATGTTCTCCACCGGGGTCCCACGCGCATCGGGCAGATAGCGGCCGACGGGGTCCGACGTTCCCTCGATGCGCCCCGCTTCGATGGCCATACCGACCAGCAGCGAGGTGATGCTTTTTCCGGCGGAGCGAATGTCATGAAGCGTGTCCGGCTTCTCGCCATTGTAATAGCGCGAGCCGGCGAGTGCGCCGTTGCGCAGGACGATAACCGCCTTCAAATCGGGGTGGTCGTCGGCGTCCCACCGCGACAGAACGCGATCGACGTCCGAGGGCGCCGGAGCCTTGGCGGTGCACGCCGCCAGCCCGGCCAAAAGACAGACCACAGAGAGTCGAAAAATCATGAGAACCCCAGAACTTTGCTCGAGGTGGGCGCTCGTGACCATATGCCGAAAGTCACGATCGAAGCGGAGCCGCTCCGCTCGTGACGTCGACGTGTCCTCGTCGCGGGCTTCGAGCAGCGGTCGTTTCGTGACGGGGACATCGTCTGGTGATAATCCCGCGCATATGCAGACTTACTCGACTCGACGCACGACCTTCCTCGCCATCGCCCTTACCGCCATCGCCGCCGGGCCCCTGGCCTGCCACAATTCGCCGCCGCCGGATCAAGCGATCGCCGAACTTCACGACCCGGACCCCGATACGCGGCAACGGGCAGCGGACAGTCTACGAACCGACGAGGGCGTCCCTCCCAACGCCATTCAGCCTCTGCTCGATGCCCTTGGCACGGAACGGTTTCTGTACGTGCGGGGTGCGATCCTCATCACCCTCGGCAAGTCGGGTCGCCCCGAAGCCAAGGCCCCGATCGATCAGGCCGTGCAAAGCGCAACGGACAAGGACTCACGCCGCTGGGCGGGGCGCGCGCTCAAGTATTGGATGATCGCGACGCACGCACTCTCCGCGGACTACGCGTTTCCCGATGGATGGCCGTATGGGCAGCCGGGCTATCCTAGGAGGCTCGTCGAATAGCTACGTGGCTTCAGATGCCGGATTCTAATATTGCAATTCGTTCGGCTTCTCGACACGCCCGACGAGTTGGTTCGAAGGCGCCGAGCCCTGGGAACGCGTCGTGCTCACGGTGCGCGATACGACCTATGAAGCGTCCCGCGGGAAGGAATGCGGATACGCTTCGTAGAAGATAGACAGGTGAGGAGCCAGCCCTTGAAAATCGATTTCGAGCAGTTGACGTCGGGCCCGAATCTCAACCGTGCGTATTACATTGCATGGGACGGGAAATCCTTTTGGATCGCGACCTGCGACCAATACGGAAGCAATTCCGCATTGTGGCGCGGTGACGGCCATGACTTTCAGGTCATGTGCTCGCAGAACCTGTTTCCAAGCAAACCCAGGGGTGCGCGTCTACTCTACCTTCCAGCGGGCGAGCTGCATCTGTTGGCCTATTTGGCGGACAGCTATCATCACGCTGTTTTCGATGGCACCCGTTTCGTTTCGCGGCCACCCCCGCCGTTCTCCGAGGAGGGGGGACGTTTCTCCGAATTCGCAGTGGAAGTCGATCGCGCGCGGGAGGCGATTGTCCTCGTCGACGTTCGAGACGGGACGATTCACGAATACGTGAGTGGGAACTGGACAATCGCAGGAACGCTCGGTTTCGATTCAAAAAAGCGACGCATGGGCAAATGGGATGGACGCCGGGTGGCGGTGGCGTGGGACGACGCTCGCAAAGCCTTGATTGTCGTTTGGAATGAAAAAGGCGCAACGTGCACCCGTGCATCCATTTGGAATGGGAAGGACCTCGTCGCGCTCACCGGGCCGGGGGTCTCGACCGGAGGTGCCATCGACGGGGAGGACGAAACGCTCCCGGAGTTCGTCTTGCCAGCGACCCATCCGGTGACGGGGCGCGCCCTGTTCTCGGGCAGTGATGGCATCCCGAAGATGTTGAGTCCCGAAGGGACATGGATCGAGCTCGACGCCTATCCTCAGGCCGTGGAGGTACTCACTCCGGGGCCGGACGGCCTCGTGGCGTGGCATAGTTATGGCACCGCCTCCTGGAATGGGACGACCTGGAAGCAGCGCGATCCGTGGGTTTCGATGCGGATCGACGATACGGATCGCCCGCACCTCGTTTCGCGAGATCTCGCCTTCGAGATCCTTGCGTACCGTGCAAGCGATGAGCGATGGGCGCCACCGAAGACGACAGGGCGCAAGCCCGAGGGAGCTTCCCATACGCTCGTCGTCGATCCACGCTCGGGTCGCATTTTCGTCAGCGCCGGCCACGACGACGGTACCCCGCTGCGCACGACGTGGGAGTGGTCGGAATCCGAGGGGTGGTGTGAGTTGAAGACGGAGAGCGCTCCGTTGCCGCGTGCCGATGGCGTCGGCGTGGTCGTTGGGGACGAGTTGATCATCACCGGCGGTGTGCTTCCGCAGACTCTGGACTATCACCCGCATCCGACGCCGACGCGCATGACCGAGCACTTCGACGGGCGCCGATGGACGGCCTATCCCGAGTTCCACGCCCCGAGCAACGTCCGATTGCTGGAAACCGACCCCGTGACCGGTGCCATATTTGCGGTCGAAGATCGCGGGAATGACGTCGTTCTCTGGGCGTACCAGGGGGAGGGACGCTGGAACGAAGGCATCACCATCTCCGTTCAAAAGGAAGACGATTCTCCCGAAGGCCGAGAAGACCCTCGTTTCGCATTCGATGCCAAAAGACGGCGTCTCTTGATGCTGAGGCCTTTCGAAATCGACTGTCTCGGAACAGGCATCTTCGCCGCCGAGTTGGCGCCTTGGCTCGATACTCTCACCGCACCCGGCGCAGAGGGGAGCACGATCCCGATTCGGAAGCATGACGCGTTGAATGCGTTTCTCGCGCCGTCGGCGGCACCGATCCCCGTGGACTGGGGCGCGGTCGAGTCCTGGCTCGGCCTCCGCCTGCCTGCAGACTACAAGGCGTTGG encodes:
- a CDS encoding beta-lactamase family protein, yielding MIFRLSVVCLLAGLAACTAKAPAPSDVDRVLSRWDADDHPDLKAVIVLRNGALAGSRYYNGEKPDTLHDIRSAGKSITSLLVGMAIEAGRIEGTSDPVGRYLPDARGTPVENITLDDALTMRSGLDADDEDEASPGNEDKLDAARDPRAFALSISAREPRGSRYVYNSLSAYLVGLVVEKAVGRPQDEFARDALFSPLGITHWTWQHDAGGHTKGQGNLWLTALDVAKIGQMVLDGGTYQGRRIVGARWLDASVQPRVAISAVDPYADGYGYFWYTKTHDIRGERVRVSFASGSGGNKIYIVPSRHLVVAITSSAYGRGYGQRRSEAILRALLEEASSLKW
- a CDS encoding HEAT repeat domain-containing protein encodes the protein MQTYSTRRTTFLAIALTAIAAGPLACHNSPPPDQAIAELHDPDPDTRQRAADSLRTDEGVPPNAIQPLLDALGTERFLYVRGAILITLGKSGRPEAKAPIDQAVQSATDKDSRRWAGRALKYWMIATHALSADYAFPDGWPYGQPGYPRRLVE
- a CDS encoding SMI1/KNR4 family protein — protein: MGKWDGRRVAVAWDDARKALIVVWNEKGATCTRASIWNGKDLVALTGPGVSTGGAIDGEDETLPEFVLPATHPVTGRALFSGSDGIPKMLSPEGTWIELDAYPQAVEVLTPGPDGLVAWHSYGTASWNGTTWKQRDPWVSMRIDDTDRPHLVSRDLAFEILAYRASDERWAPPKTTGRKPEGASHTLVVDPRSGRIFVSAGHDDGTPLRTTWEWSESEGWCELKTESAPLPRADGVGVVVGDELIITGGVLPQTLDYHPHPTPTRMTEHFDGRRWTAYPEFHAPSNVRLLETDPVTGAIFAVEDRGNDVVLWAYQGEGRWNEGITISVQKEDDSPEGREDPRFAFDAKRRRLLMLRPFEIDCLGTGIFAAELAPWLDTLTAPGAEGSTIPIRKHDALNAFLAPSAAPIPVDWGAVESWLGLRLPADYKALVSAYGPLDIGEHIWLHMPCAVAGLFEYHEWLTKNHKYCRAVARDAPARGKPAVFHPAAGGLLLWGETRQSSFLFWDTSASDNPDEWPVVSFSVSAADQNVVPWHNYEMPLLQMLSAAIHDGVPLAGDATLGPLPAMAQRTANLAHDAVPWVPPPPAPPKNGKAEARRRKALTEGSGLAAIKVLVPPPKERYLGDATWEKVFEALGTRLPAEYVTLMNTYGAGCWSEYLRFGPPLAIDHKLGLVCQVAEVLEGYRSLRADHPQYHPLPTWPEPGGFLPFADSIDGDYVGWLTQGAPDEWPVIVYPHSADQGPPLTGKLTDILLEWLRGRFSTDGLPELDEPLETIGFEPWTEKDDEDEES